One stretch of Streptomyces sp. NBC_01142 DNA includes these proteins:
- a CDS encoding non-ribosomal peptide synthetase: MADAIEHTIQERPECTALETADGVLSYREFGEQVREFIGQLEALTAPGEFIGIEAIRTSGSIVAMVGALRAGRPFVFIDPRDSGSSNRTKVSSLGINRVAKSPALSHPPELVDTPAEWRGDAGERQLRAPAELAPYQGSVGYAIHTSGSTGEPKCVLVRTGPLARMVQDHVRSLELGTKSRTLQFARLTFDGCITEILWTLTAGACLVVLGEEQLSPGTVLQATLEKFRITHLKTTPFALTATEPSSAMSLEHVINGGGACRQAVVQKWSSEAALHNAYGTTETTVCNFLSDPLDPDDCTESVPLGAVVGDCSYDILPLPTAGGDGPTGSQVTRGELVITGESVAIGYLTAQGLRPFTDGAASRVYRTGDIVERRGGQVFFVERLDRQLKIRGYRLDPGEIESAACRLDGVVEAVVTAESHEGADDYAAEALVCYYQGTVTPRALRAHLETVLDSYKVPSVIQQIESLPYTRNGKVDRDALKASRHSAPEVGETGGKTVPPEEQILDLVRHLTGVNDAALNDNFYDIGGDSASTVILVNKLKELGWMDAGVRDVLRAENLKVLADELRDRGV; encoded by the coding sequence GTGGCAGACGCGATCGAGCACACCATCCAGGAGCGTCCCGAATGCACTGCCCTGGAGACCGCGGACGGGGTGCTCAGCTACCGGGAATTCGGCGAGCAAGTGCGGGAGTTCATCGGGCAGCTCGAAGCACTGACCGCGCCCGGTGAGTTCATCGGGATCGAGGCCATACGTACCTCGGGCTCCATTGTCGCCATGGTGGGCGCATTGCGGGCCGGACGCCCGTTCGTGTTCATCGACCCCCGTGACAGCGGGTCCTCGAACAGGACCAAGGTGTCCTCGCTCGGTATCAACAGGGTCGCCAAGAGCCCTGCCTTGTCGCACCCGCCAGAGCTCGTCGACACGCCGGCCGAGTGGCGCGGGGACGCGGGAGAGCGGCAGCTGCGGGCACCTGCGGAGCTTGCGCCGTACCAGGGCAGTGTGGGTTACGCGATCCACACCTCGGGATCGACGGGGGAGCCCAAGTGTGTGCTGGTGCGCACCGGACCGCTGGCCCGGATGGTCCAGGACCATGTGCGCTCTCTGGAGTTGGGCACAAAGAGCCGTACGCTGCAGTTCGCCCGACTGACCTTCGACGGATGCATCACGGAGATCCTGTGGACCCTGACCGCAGGCGCGTGCCTGGTGGTTCTCGGTGAGGAGCAGCTCAGCCCAGGAACGGTGCTCCAGGCCACTCTGGAGAAGTTCCGCATCACTCATCTGAAGACGACTCCGTTCGCGCTGACGGCGACCGAGCCGTCGAGCGCGATGAGCCTGGAGCACGTCATCAACGGCGGCGGAGCCTGCCGCCAGGCGGTGGTACAGAAGTGGTCGTCGGAGGCGGCGCTCCACAACGCGTACGGGACCACGGAGACCACCGTCTGCAACTTCCTCAGCGACCCGCTGGACCCGGACGACTGCACCGAGTCCGTGCCGCTCGGCGCGGTGGTGGGCGATTGCAGTTACGACATCCTCCCCCTGCCGACGGCGGGCGGGGACGGGCCCACCGGATCGCAAGTCACCCGTGGTGAGCTGGTCATCACCGGCGAGAGCGTCGCGATCGGCTATCTGACCGCGCAGGGCCTGCGGCCCTTCACCGACGGCGCGGCGAGCCGGGTCTACCGGACCGGCGACATCGTCGAACGCCGCGGCGGGCAGGTCTTCTTCGTCGAACGGCTGGACCGGCAGCTGAAGATCCGGGGCTACCGGCTCGATCCCGGCGAGATCGAGAGCGCGGCATGCCGGCTCGACGGAGTCGTGGAGGCGGTGGTGACCGCAGAGTCGCATGAGGGCGCGGACGACTACGCCGCTGAGGCTCTGGTCTGCTACTACCAGGGCACCGTCACCCCCCGGGCGCTGCGTGCGCACCTGGAGACGGTCCTCGACTCCTACAAGGTCCCCTCGGTGATCCAGCAGATCGAGTCGCTTCCCTACACGCGTAACGGCAAGGTCGATCGCGACGCTCTCAAGGCCAGCCGTCATTCCGCGCCGGAAGTTGGTGAGACCGGCGGCAAAACCGTCCCGCCGGAGGAGCAGATCCTCGATCTGGTGCGCCACCTCACCGGTGTGAACGACGCCGCCCTCAACGACAACTTCTATGACATCGGTGGCGATTCGGCCTCCACGGTGATCCTCGTCAACAAGCTGAAGGAACTCGGCTGGATGGATGCCGGTGTCCGGGACGTACTCCGGGCGGAGAACTTGAAGGTCCTTGCCGACGAACTTCGTGACCGGGGTGTGTGA